From Calditrichota bacterium, a single genomic window includes:
- a CDS encoding glycine cleavage system protein H — protein sequence MTVIMVALTFVAFIVAGIIVDKIRKRQAAPLKAKTAPAASFQIKPEDLVVPMGLFFYRGHTWAKVEPNGEIKIGISDFAQRMFKKIDSVEVGEVGAKVMQGDKTIAIKQGNREVQLSAPVSGEIQAINRQALENPDALKSDPYGKGWLLSIKPGKLMQDIRYLRISQDARLWMNDQVERLKDFLMREFSNGRVLPNTMADGGIPVDGISEFLDEDSWERAKETFLI from the coding sequence ATGACAGTCATAATGGTAGCTCTGACATTTGTCGCATTCATCGTAGCGGGAATCATCGTCGACAAAATTCGCAAACGACAGGCTGCGCCGCTGAAAGCAAAAACAGCGCCAGCAGCGTCCTTTCAGATTAAACCCGAGGACTTAGTCGTTCCCATGGGACTGTTCTTTTATCGCGGACATACGTGGGCGAAAGTCGAACCCAACGGTGAGATTAAAATTGGCATTAGCGATTTTGCCCAGAGGATGTTCAAAAAGATCGATTCTGTGGAAGTCGGCGAAGTTGGCGCGAAAGTGATGCAAGGCGATAAAACCATCGCCATTAAGCAAGGAAATCGTGAAGTGCAGCTCAGCGCGCCCGTTTCCGGTGAAATTCAAGCCATCAATCGCCAAGCGCTGGAAAATCCGGATGCCCTCAAATCTGATCCTTACGGAAAAGGTTGGCTGCTCTCTATTAAGCCTGGCAAACTGATGCAGGACATCCGTTATCTCAGAATCTCGCAGGACGCCCGTCTCTGGATGAATGACCAAGTCGAGAGGTTGAAAGATTTTTTAATGCGGGAATTTTCCAACGGCCGCGTTCTGCCGAACACCATGGCCGACGGCGGCATTCCGGTCGATGGCATCAGTGAATTTCTCGATGAGGATTCCTGGGAGCGAGCCAAAGAAACTTTTCTCATCTGA
- a CDS encoding glycine cleavage system protein H: protein MTASKQNSSWEIRKRSNQVCEWVKAGILTYKLCDRKFDCENCPLDKILRGETNLQVNGRLNLFNYFSSLRHLLKIKADERFYISPKHSWIKVDNSHHVKIGFDDIIAIVLGSIEAVILPAIGEKIEKGKSCCQIIQDEFVFSLPAPLSGKVVEVNQDLKSFPNEATLDPLNKGWLLKISPTDLSQHLEECRTGENLLNWYLQEINWVEQKLEFIMHKKSLKIGATMADGGELSREIRRSVSANDYRFLVNYLLGNPYY from the coding sequence ATGACAGCCTCAAAACAAAATTCATCATGGGAAATAAGGAAACGAAGCAACCAGGTTTGCGAATGGGTCAAAGCCGGCATTCTGACCTACAAATTATGTGACAGAAAATTTGATTGTGAAAACTGTCCTCTTGACAAAATCCTGCGCGGCGAAACTAACCTTCAGGTGAACGGCCGCTTGAATCTGTTCAATTATTTCAGTTCATTGCGGCATTTGCTCAAAATCAAAGCCGACGAAAGATTTTACATCAGTCCCAAGCATTCCTGGATAAAAGTCGATAATAGCCATCACGTCAAAATCGGCTTCGACGATATCATCGCGATTGTGTTGGGTTCAATTGAGGCAGTAATTTTGCCGGCAATTGGGGAAAAAATAGAAAAAGGAAAATCTTGCTGTCAAATAATACAGGACGAATTCGTATTTTCATTGCCAGCGCCGCTCTCCGGAAAGGTTGTGGAAGTGAACCAGGATTTGAAAAGCTTCCCGAATGAGGCTACTTTGGATCCGCTCAATAAAGGCTGGCTGTTAAAAATTTCTCCAACGGATCTGTCCCAGCATTTGGAAGAATGCCGGACCGGCGAGAATTTATTGAATTGGTATTTGCAAGAGATAAACTGGGTGGAGCAAAAATTGGAATTTATTATGCACAAAAAAAGCTTGAAAATTGGCGCAACAATGGCGGACGGGGGAGAGCTTTCCCGTGAAATCCGCCGCTCTGTGAGCGCAAATGATTACCGCTTTCTGGTAAATTATCTTTTGGGAAACCCCTATTATTAG